GTACCGTACGGGTCGATCGACACACGGCATAGTAGAGGGCGCTACGGCGTGAGTGCCGGGGGCGGTCGAGGTAGATCCGACAGGCGGGGAGAGAAAGCAACAATGGCATCACGTCGGGACGAGCTGAATGCGTATTCGTTTGCTCGAAAGCGCACGAATGCGGCATTTCTGAAGCCGCTGCCGAACGGATCGATCGAGAGTGCCCCCAAGCCGCTCAAGGCGGTGGTGCCGAGTATCGTCATGGGTGTCGTGATGCTCGTGGGATTCGGTGCGTGCGGCATTCTCAAGCCGGTTGCGCCGCAGGGCTGGGACGAGGTCGGCAAGAATGTCGTCGTCGGGGACGAATCGACCACGCGGTACATCGTCCTGGAAAGCCACCACCAGAAACTGCTGCATCCCATCCTGAATCTCGCCTCCGCCCGGCTTCTTATCGACCCGAACTTCAAAGTCGTCAAGGTCAAGGAATCCGAGCTGGACGGAAAGCTTCCGCACGGGCCCGCCCTCGGCATTCCGTACGCCCCCGACCGGCTGCCCTCCACCAAGGACGCCGACAAGCCGAAGACCTGGGCGGTGTGCAACCGCCCTGGCGCCAGCGTGAACGCCAAGCCGCAGCAGGCCGTCTTCGTGCTGGCCGGCAAGGACAAGAAGCTCGTCGAGGGCAAGGGCAAGCTCGACGTCCATCAGGCCCTGTACGTCGAGGACCCCCGCGGCAAGAGGTGGCTGGTCGACAACAACGGCATGGCCTTCGGGTTCAACTCGACCCGTATGGGCGGGTGGTCCGGCAGCAGGGCGGACGGCGACGCCCTTCTGCGCCGTATCGTCTTCGGCCCCAACACCCAGCCGCAGAAGGTGTCGCAGCAGTACATGGACACCCTCCTCACCCTCCCGGACCAGCTGTCCATCAGCATGCCGCAGGTCGAGCAGGCGGGAACGATGACCACCGATCCGAAGGTCCCGGCGAAGGGCAAGCGGGTCGGCTCGATCCTCGAGGACAGCGACGGCCAGAAGTACGTGGTGGAGAAGGACGGCGTCGAGCAGGTGACGAAGTTCGTCGCCAGGCTCCTGGAGCAGGGCTCGAACGCGAGGAAGCTGCACTCCGACGGTTCGCCGATCGTCCCCGTACCCGTCGCCGCCAGCAGCATCTCCCCCAAGAAGGATGACGCGGGGAACCTGACGACGTACCTGGGGAAGACGTTCGGCGACTTCGATTCGCCGTGGCCGAAGGAGGCGGTCTCCGCGGCCAACAACTTCGCTTCCCAGAACGGCGGGCTGGTCACGCCCACGCGCAGCGGCGTGTCCTGCAGTGTCTACAACGGCACCAACAACAAGTACCCGGGTGGCGAGGAGAAGCAGCTCGGTTACCCGAACGGTGTGCCGGACATGCAGACCTGGGTCGGCAAGGACTACCCGGCCAAGCTCGCCAGCGGCGCCAGCTCGTACGTCACCCCCGGCAGCGGCCTGCTGTACACGGAGGTGCCCACTCCCCAGGCGAAGAGCGGCAGCCTTTTCCTGGCCACCGACACGGGGCTGCGCTACTCCGTTCCGCGGAACAACGACGGCGGGGGCAAGGCAGGCAACGAGAAGCAGGAAGTCGACCAGTCGATGCTTCACCTCGGCTACGGCGGCACACACCCGCCGCTGATTCTGAAGGCCTGGTCCTCCCTGCTCTCCGAGGGGCCGGCGCTGGACATCCGCAGCGCCAAGAAGCCGCAGTCGTCCTGAGAGGCGCCAGGGCCTGAGGGCTGACGTTCTGAGGGGTACGAGGTCCGCGCCGGTTCCGTCACGGGAATCGGCGCGGACTTCGGTGTCCGCATTCCGTGCACCGTGGAATTCACCTCCATCGCCGTGGCCTTCCGGATGCGAGCTTCGTTACTTCCGTACGCCCGGACCTGACCGATAGCATCGCTTTCGTCCGGTTCTTTTGAACGGCGTTTCCATGGCGGCCAGTTGACGATGTTGTGATCCCGTCACAAGAACCCTCCCCCTGTTGGGAACAGGCATATGGAGTGGTTAAAGTAGCCAAAGGCGTCAGCAGGAGATGCCTACCGCGCGAGCGCCTGTGGCGGCATGCCGCGGTACGACGTACAAGTCTCATGGGGGACGTTGACTATGGCTGGTCAGCAGTACACAACCACCGAGGAGGAGATGGTCGCGTTCAGCGGCAAGATCTCCTCGGTCAACCAGTCGATCCAGGGCGAGATCTCTCGCCTGAACACGGTCGTCGACACCATCACGTCTGGTTGGAAGGGTGCTGCGGCCTCCTCGTACAACCAGCTCCAGTCCCAGGTGAACCAGGACGCCACCCGTCTCAACCAGCTGCTGGGTGAGATCAAGGAAGCGATCGACGCGACCACGAAGAACTACTCCGCCTCCGAAGAGGAGCAGCACCAGTCGATCTCGCACATCTCCGCCTCGGCTTCCCCGTTCGGATGATGGGGCCGCGTCGCTGACCGCGGCGCAACGGCCCACCGCCACAGCCCGGGCTCGCCGGTTCGTCCGCCGGCCCGCTGTGGCACGTGCATCGACCAGGCTTCATCAACTCCTGAGGAGACACCATGTCAGGCCAGATCCTCGTTAATTTCGCGACGATCTCGCAGGCCAGTTCCGACGTGCGCGGTACGGCCAACAACATCCGCCAGCAGCTCGACGACCTCGAGGCGGGCGTCAAGAAGATCGCCGCCAGCTGGGAAGGTGCGGCGCAGGAGGGCTACCAGGCCCGCCAGCGCGAGTGGGACCAGCGCGCGGCCTCCCTGCACTCGACGCTTGAGGCCATCGCCAAGGCGCTGGACCAGGCCGCCCAGAACTACCAGGCCACCGAGCACAAGAACTCCGGTATCTGGGCGGGCTGACCTCACGGCAGCAACGGTACGGATAGCGACCGGCTGAGCAGCCCGAAGGCTCGCACAGTGGTCAATGAGGGCGAGCGCGCTGCAACAGTGCGCTCGCCCTTCTGCCGTCCGATACCGCCTCGCAATATCGCCGCCATCTCCTCCGCACCGCCCCTTTCTCCGCCGTTTCCTCACTCCTCGCCCCGACCGTTCCGTCACACATGGAGAGCAGACAACCCGTGGGATCTCGCGCCATTGGTCATCGAGCCGGGCACCGTCGCCGAGCGGCGAGCGCACTGGTGTTGGCGGTGTGCATTGCCGGCCTGTCGAGCGTGACCGCCGCGCCGGCGATCGCGGACGAGAACGTGCCGCTCAACAGCGGTGAGTGCAAGTTCGGCACGGACAACATCGCAGAGACCCCGTGGTCCCTGCAGCGCCTCCTGACGAATCAGCTGTGGGCCAACGGAATGAAGGGGCAGGGGATCCGTGTCGGCGTTATCGACACCGGTATCGACGACGGTAACCAGCAGCTGAAAAGCGCAATCGGCAGCGGCGGTAAGACCTTCGTCCACGGCAAGCCGACCGAGGACAAGGTCGGCCACGGCACCAAGGTCGCAGGCATCATCGCCGCCCGCCCGGTCAAGGGTTCCGGCTTCTTCGGGATCGCGCCCAAGGCCACCGTCATCCCGTTCCAGCAGACTTCGGACGAGAAGGCCGGGACCGCCGACAGCCTCGCCAGGGCCGTGGACAAGGCCGTGGCGGAGGACGTCGACATCATCAACATCTCCCAGGGAACCGGCGCGGACCCACGCCTGCTGCCCACCCTCGAGCAGTCGATCGCCCGCGCCAACACCAAGGGCATTCTGGTGGTCGCCTCGGCCGGCAACGGTGGCGCCGACGGCGGCGAAAAGAACATGTACCCCGCCGCGTACTCGAACAAGTACCCCAATGTCCTGGCCGTGGCCGCCTCGGACCGCAACAACGAGCGCGCGCCCTTCTCGCAGTCCGGCCCCTTCGTCCAGATCGCCGCTCCCGGCGTCGACATGGTCTCCACGGTCCCCGACGGCGGCAACTGCGTCGACCAGGGCACCAGCTTCTCCGCTCCCTACGTCACGGGAGCCGCGGCCCTTCTCAAGGCAAAGCACAAGGACTGGTCGCCGCAGCAGCTCATCTGGCATCTCGAGCAGACCGCCGAGCGTGTGGGCAGGGGCCGGGACAACTTCATCGGCTGGGGCGTCGTCGACCCGGTGGCAGCTCTCAACGACGACACCGAGCCCACTGCCGAACCCAAGCCGGACAAGCCCGCGAACGTGGCTGACGGCTCCGATATCCATCCGGTCGCGGTCACACTCGGCGAAAGCCCCGAGGACCGGCGTGCCCGGGTGTCCGTCTACATTGTCGGCGGCGGACTTCTGGCCGTCGGTACGGTGGTGGGCTGTGCCATCGCACTTCGTGACTGGCGTCGGAAAACTTCATAGCAAACACGGGGAGGCCAAGGATGGCTAACGATTCCTACCGCGTCGATCTTGACAGGCTCGATGAAGTCGTCAAGAAGCTCAACAACGTGCTCAAGGACATGCAAAGCGCCTCGGGCAAGGCGAAGAGCGGGACACATCTTCCGGCAGGCTCGCTGGGCAAGGGCTTCGAGGAGGAGGGCGAACTGCGGCAGACGCATGCCGACATGAAGACCTTTATCGAGACGGATGTGCTCGGTAAGCTCGAGCGTTTGATCGGTGATCTTCAGAAGAAGACCTCGAAGGCTCATGGCGCTTACCAGGACCAGGAGCAGGACACGAGCAACGCGATGAAGAAGGGCCAGTCTTCGTCGCACAACAACTACTCCTGAGCGGCAGCCATGAGCTCACAGAGGAAGAGGGGGCAGGGACGTGGGTAGTTATGCGGATAGCAAGTACGCACCACAAGACAAGTGCTACGCAATCGAAAACACCACGAAGTTCTACAAGATTGACTTCACGTCGCTGAAGGCCATGGTGTCCGACGCAAAGCCCGAGACGGTCGCCGGGGTGGCTCACGCCTGGGAACAGGTGCACAACACGCTCGTGGTAGACAACGGTGGTGGCATTCGGGCGTACTTCGACAAGGCCATCGACGAGGTCTTGCAGCACTGGGAGGGCGACGCTGCGCAGGCGTTTCGCGTGCGTGCCAAGAGCATCAGTGAGAGCATCGGCAACGGCGCTCTGTATGCCAAGCGTGTAAGCGACGGCATGGGCCGTGCGAATGAGGCACTGAGCGCATACAAGCAGCACCTCGATGGTATGGAGATGCCCGACTGGGGCGACCGGGCGTGGGACTGGGCGACGGACCACATCGAGCGCCAGGACAAGAACGCTGACGCGCAGCTGGCAGGGGGAAAGAGCGCCACTCAGGTCGTTAAGGACAATGAAGACGATCTGTCGGCGCAGAAGGAAACCCAGCTGAAGGCTGCGGCGACCATGGAGTACCTGGGTGCCGCCTACCGGACCAATGCGGTAGCAATCGGGAAACCCAAGCGCGTGGGTGTTGACGACGACCCATCCTCCATCCCGCCGCCGGACAACCCGGGTGTCCCTCCCGTTCACTACCCCTTGCCAGCAGTTGTCACCAAGCCCAAGGGAATGTCGAAGGGGTCCATGAAGCCCATGGAGAAGGGGCCAGGCTTCTCGGGCGACGGCGTGAAGACGCCGGGGATCAGCGGGGGTATCGGCAACACGATGCCGGCCCCGGGCTCCCTGACGCCGCATGTGGGCACTGGTCTTGAAAGCCTGAATCCTCCGCAAGGCGGCGTGGGCCCCGGCGGAGGCAGCGGAGGCATCCCAGGCGGTGGTGGTATCGGCCCCGGCACCGGAGGCATGAGTGGTGGCACCGGCCCTGGCGGCGGCACAAGCCCCGGTCCCGGGGGGCTTCCCGGTGTGCCGGGCGGCATGAAGGGTGCCACTGGTGGCCGTACTGGTGGGACCACGGGGAGCGCCGGTGGTCGTACTGGCGGGACCACCGGCCCCGGTGCCGCCGGGCGTGGGACCGGACGTGCCGGCATGCCAGGTATGGGTGGCGTCGGTGCGGCAGGCGGCAAGGGCGGTGCCAAGGGCGGGGGAGCCGGGCGCGGCCTTGGCCTCGCTCGCCAGAAGGGTGGCGTCATCGGTGGCGGCACCGAAGGCAAGGGGACCGGTGGCTCCCAGGGCGGCTCGGGTCTGCACCGCAGCCGTGGTGGCGCCCAGGCGGGTGCCGGGGCATCCGGGAGCCGGCGTTCGGCAGGGATGTCCGGGATGCATGGCGCCCATGGGGCCAAGGGCAAGAACGACAAGGGGCAGAACGGTGAGCGGCCGGACTACCTTGTTGAGGATGAGGAGACCTGGGCGACCGAGCGAGATGTGGCTCCGAAGGTGATTGAGTAGCTAGCCTTCGGGTGTGACAGCGGCGGAAACGAGTTGGGCCCGCAGTCTTCGGGCTGCGGGCCGCAACCTGTTGAGGAGAGGTGTTGCAGCATGAGCTTCACGCGGACGCTGCGTGCAGTTGGCGGCGTGGCGGTGGCAGGAGCACTGCTCTTCACCGCCGCGCCGACCGCTTCGGCGGACTACATCAGGGACGGGCAATGGGCGCTAGATGCGTTCAATCCGCAAAAGGTGTGGAAGGAGTCGACCGGCAAGGGCGTCACCGTGGCGGTCATCGACTCCGGTGTCAACGGAGACCACGTTGACCTCAAGGGCAATGTTCTCCCCGGGAAGAGTTTTGCCGGCGACGGCGGTACGGCAGATCACGAATCCGGTGATGATCACGGTACGGCCATGGCGGCCCTGATTGCAGGCCATGGACACGGGCCCAATCATGCCGACGGAATCATGGGTCTGGCACCGGATGCGAAGATTCTGCCGATCAAGAGGAACGAATCGGTAGGCGGCCCTGAGACCCTCATCGACGGTCCGATTCGGTACGCAGTTGATCACGGCGCAAAGGTCATCAACATGTCTTTTGCGGGCGCCCCTCTGAGTTACGACGAAAAGAGTGCAGTCAACTACGCCCTCAAGAAGGACGTGCTGCTGGTTGCTGGTTCCGGTAACGATGGCTCCAGCAAGCCTCTCTACCCCGCCGCGGCGCCCGGCGTTTTGGCTGTAGGGGCAGTGGGGGAGGACGGAAAGGTCCTTTCTCGGTCAAACTACGGCCCCCACATCCGTTTGATCGCTCCCGGCGAGAAGATCTACTCCGCCGGCACCTCCATGAAGTACCGGCAGGCCACCGGCACCTCCGACTCAACGGCCTATGTGTCGGCGGCCGCAGCCCTCGTCCGCTCGAAGTTCCCCGACCTCACCGCGGGCCAGGTCGCCAATCGCCTCACGAAGACGGCGATCACCCCGGACGGCAAGACGGGCGTCACGTCTCCTGACCCCAAGTACGGCTACGGAGTGATTCGCCCGTACCGGGCCCTCTCGGAGAATATTCCGGCAGGCCCGAAGAACGGTCCGCTCATCATGCCGAAGGACACGGAGCCGTCCGCCGGCGCCGGCGCCGATGCGCCTGGGGGGAGCCCTTCGGCGAGCAGCGGTGCCGAGGAGAGCAGTGGCGTGAGCCCCCTTGCGGTTGTCGGTATCGCGGTGGGTGTGCTCGTTGTGCTGGGGATTGTCATCGGCGTGATCGTCGCCAACAAGAAGCGCCGCAATGGTCCGCCTCCGGGTGGTGGGGGCTTCGGCGGTC
This portion of the Streptomyces sp. 2114.4 genome encodes:
- a CDS encoding type VII secretion protein EccB; amino-acid sequence: MASRRDELNAYSFARKRTNAAFLKPLPNGSIESAPKPLKAVVPSIVMGVVMLVGFGACGILKPVAPQGWDEVGKNVVVGDESTTRYIVLESHHQKLLHPILNLASARLLIDPNFKVVKVKESELDGKLPHGPALGIPYAPDRLPSTKDADKPKTWAVCNRPGASVNAKPQQAVFVLAGKDKKLVEGKGKLDVHQALYVEDPRGKRWLVDNNGMAFGFNSTRMGGWSGSRADGDALLRRIVFGPNTQPQKVSQQYMDTLLTLPDQLSISMPQVEQAGTMTTDPKVPAKGKRVGSILEDSDGQKYVVEKDGVEQVTKFVARLLEQGSNARKLHSDGSPIVPVPVAASSISPKKDDAGNLTTYLGKTFGDFDSPWPKEAVSAANNFASQNGGLVTPTRSGVSCSVYNGTNNKYPGGEEKQLGYPNGVPDMQTWVGKDYPAKLASGASSYVTPGSGLLYTEVPTPQAKSGSLFLATDTGLRYSVPRNNDGGGKAGNEKQEVDQSMLHLGYGGTHPPLILKAWSSLLSEGPALDIRSAKKPQSS
- a CDS encoding WXG100 family type VII secretion target translates to MAGQQYTTTEEEMVAFSGKISSVNQSIQGEISRLNTVVDTITSGWKGAAASSYNQLQSQVNQDATRLNQLLGEIKEAIDATTKNYSASEEEQHQSISHISASASPFG
- a CDS encoding WXG100 family type VII secretion target, whose protein sequence is MSGQILVNFATISQASSDVRGTANNIRQQLDDLEAGVKKIAASWEGAAQEGYQARQREWDQRAASLHSTLEAIAKALDQAAQNYQATEHKNSGIWAG
- the mycP gene encoding type VII secretion-associated serine protease mycosin, whose product is MESRQPVGSRAIGHRAGHRRRAASALVLAVCIAGLSSVTAAPAIADENVPLNSGECKFGTDNIAETPWSLQRLLTNQLWANGMKGQGIRVGVIDTGIDDGNQQLKSAIGSGGKTFVHGKPTEDKVGHGTKVAGIIAARPVKGSGFFGIAPKATVIPFQQTSDEKAGTADSLARAVDKAVAEDVDIINISQGTGADPRLLPTLEQSIARANTKGILVVASAGNGGADGGEKNMYPAAYSNKYPNVLAVAASDRNNERAPFSQSGPFVQIAAPGVDMVSTVPDGGNCVDQGTSFSAPYVTGAAALLKAKHKDWSPQQLIWHLEQTAERVGRGRDNFIGWGVVDPVAALNDDTEPTAEPKPDKPANVADGSDIHPVAVTLGESPEDRRARVSVYIVGGGLLAVGTVVGCAIALRDWRRKTS
- a CDS encoding S8 family serine peptidase; its protein translation is MSFTRTLRAVGGVAVAGALLFTAAPTASADYIRDGQWALDAFNPQKVWKESTGKGVTVAVIDSGVNGDHVDLKGNVLPGKSFAGDGGTADHESGDDHGTAMAALIAGHGHGPNHADGIMGLAPDAKILPIKRNESVGGPETLIDGPIRYAVDHGAKVINMSFAGAPLSYDEKSAVNYALKKDVLLVAGSGNDGSSKPLYPAAAPGVLAVGAVGEDGKVLSRSNYGPHIRLIAPGEKIYSAGTSMKYRQATGTSDSTAYVSAAAALVRSKFPDLTAGQVANRLTKTAITPDGKTGVTSPDPKYGYGVIRPYRALSENIPAGPKNGPLIMPKDTEPSAGAGADAPGGSPSASSGAEESSGVSPLAVVGIAVGVLVVLGIVIGVIVANKKRRNGPPPGGGGFGGPHGGVGVPPQYPGAYQQPGGPGGYQSAPPNYPPRQ